One genomic window of Saccopteryx bilineata isolate mSacBil1 chromosome 4, mSacBil1_pri_phased_curated, whole genome shotgun sequence includes the following:
- the LOC136335614 gene encoding splicing factor 3A subunit 2-like encodes MAASPNRSSTTKNIEKKPRREWKETGADEEPVVPSSRVADKSQEESQLQSIPLRSEGSQSHTQRPAPFQLPPAQGSSSPSPGLQFPPAQGSSSFQPRAPVPPSPGLQFPPVQGSSSPQPRTPVPPSSGLQFPPVQGSSSPSPGLQFPPARGSSSPQPGAPVPPSPGLQFPPARGSSSPSLGLQFPPARGSSSPSSGLHVPPARDSSSPSPGLQFPQPRAPVPPARGSSSPSSGLHVPPARDSSSPSPGLQFPQPGTPVPPAQGSSSPSLGSQCSEEKSP; translated from the exons atggcagcatcg CCAAACAGAAGTTCTACAACTAAGAATATAGAGAAAAAGCCACGGCGAGAATGGAAGGAGACAGGCGCAGATGAGGAACCGGTGGTCCCATCCTCACGTGTGGCAGATAAAAGTCAGGAGGAGTCTCAGCTGCAGAGCATCCCTCTGAGGAGCGAGGGGTCCCAGTCCCACACCCAGCGCCCAGCCCCGTTCCAATTacccccagcccagggctccagttcccccagcccagggctccagttccccccagcccagggctccagttccttccagcccagggctccagttccccccagcccagggctccagtTCCCCCCAGTTCAGGGCTCCAGTTCCCCCCAGCCCAGGACTCCAGTTCCCCCCAGCTCAGGGCTCCAGTTCCCCCCAGTTCAGGGCTCCAGTTCCCCCAGCCCGGGACTCCAGTTCCCCCCAGCCCGGGGCTCCAGTTCCCCCCAGCCCGGGGCTCCAGTTCCCCCCAGCCCGGGGCTCCAGTTCCCCCCAGCCCGGGGCTCCAGTTCCCCCAGCCTGGGACTCCAGTTCCCCCCAGCCCGGGGCTCCAGTTCCCCCAGTTCAGGACTCCACGTGCCCCCAGCCCGGGACTCCAGTtcccccagcccagggctccagttcccccagcccagggctccagtTCCCCCAGCCCGGGGCTCCAGTTCCCCCAGTTCAGGACTCCACGTGCCCCCAGCCCGGGACTCCAGTtcccccagcccagggctccagtTCCCCCAGCCCGGGACTCCAGTtcccccagcccagggctccagtTCCCCCAGCCTAGGGTCCCAGTGCtcggaagagaagtccccataa